Within the Herbaspirillum sp. RTI4 genome, the region GCTGTTTCCGCAAGACGGGCTGGACATAGAAACCCTGCTGCGCGTGGCGGACGAACGCATGTTTGCCGTCAAACGCAGCAAGAAGTAACTCCTCCCCGTCGTTCAGAGCAACTCCACATTCGGCAAACTCAGATAACTGGTCGCCCGGATAGTGGCAATAAAATCCTGCATATACGCCAGCGCCGATAGCTCCGGCTGACAAGCCGCATACAAGCGCCCGGTCAGCCCCTGCGCCGTGATGCGCTTGGCTAAAACATAATCCCGGTTCAGATAATTTTGCGCCGCCCAGACCGGCAGCGTGGCGATGCCGCGTCGGCTGGCGACCAGTTGCAGCATCGCCACCGTCAACTCCGTGGTACGGCGCGCCGTCTGAATGCCTGCCGGTTGCAGCACTTGCCGCACGATATCGAGCATATCGTCCGGTACCGGATAGGTAATGAGCGTATCGGTCGCAAAATCGGCCGCTTGCAGATAGTCCTTGCCCGCCAGCGGATGGTCGTGCGCCAGCAAAGCGACGATTTCAAACTGGAACAAGGGATGGTAGTCGACCGTTTCATCGGCATCGATTTCCGCGACGATGGCGACGTCGGCCCGGCGTTCGTAAAGCAAGCCGATAGGGTCTGCCTGAAAACCGGAAACGATATCGAGCTCCACTTCCGGCCAGCTTTTGCG harbors:
- a CDS encoding LysR family transcriptional regulator, coding for MQSILEIRHLRTLLALRASGNLLRAATLLNLTQSALSHQLKQLEAHFGTSLFERKSQPVRFTAAGERLLKLADSVLPQIEDAERDLARLQQGVAGQLRIAVECHTCFDWLMPSMDVFRKSWPEVELDIVSGFQADPIGLLYERRADVAIVAEIDADETVDYHPLFQFEIVALLAHDHPLAGKDYLQAADFATDTLITYPVPDDMLDIVRQVLQPAGIQTARRTTELTVAMLQLVASRRGIATLPVWAAQNYLNRDYVLAKRITAQGLTGRLYAACQPELSALAYMQDFIATIRATSYLSLPNVELL